In Vespa velutina chromosome 1, iVesVel2.1, whole genome shotgun sequence, the following proteins share a genomic window:
- the LOC124953685 gene encoding dynein axonemal intermediate chain 3-like translates to MEGSDEREVDDRRQNDEHNYDDKEQEKEEDTKEKDEKEKEKEKEVVVIVEEEEEEEAEEMYIEEGEMKIDEEEYEEIEDKDWEEKAKKIVSIDLADDFPKRSKTIYELDSYEASGPSFYDILQLGKIDEEVPLKQQEIHYSTSMGAGVARIDLSPSIQQTIGCVIGENVTTEYPWVWVQKETIEDDLHLHSESSEFLSMKNEILEYPERRMLIGYAPSVTEEGQFYICLSIEAKETVLQQIQIQRRSHEIRVRNAVYKQPAKWKDLGSGKEVDENVIKNQRPQIEIEVVSTANLLNVPMNLVDRRADDQRDGYIDLLPYRQTFENVSRSTISRPTQVTPSIKDNDAQTPPSIPVNSWFQYQYEYKPIDISAFTEEDIENLTRFLRRYTDIICDQVQMNATWDIYADDYTNLAQYERDTKAPIPVEYREYQSFYSKLRTKNKVINDLSWHPLWTGIACVTYTHYGYSEYFLGQEVYEEVLRDCEGDNLALVWSFNDCLSPKLVLECPREIKSISICPLDGRIIIGGCANGQIAIWSLPDNIESMETIIDPTSIQVKYKITLRSLITWMKDTLESSILKPVAMSSLQHSQKAAITKITWIPSYHKVEKNGRIKSLENDTTFENLSMQFITCSMDGTIAFWDLKENIPRKEETKKVNQKKAFPPILMESVSPFRLFDRIWKPYYILFIQYPNESRYPMLSTFTMYFPKLKKDEAFPVMKMDISTKRCFKFILEKPDYIMKPEIFIGTVEGYVGLITWEGFENPSDVNSLTNREKCKWKWIKRIHDGPVTHMARSEFHKNIVATIGGRIFAVWREDFGEPVIWKKSELRYSGCSWTNIRPTILLLARLDGSIEIWDFIVKSQEPTITQSVSGHIIMGVYIHELPLDPQCIAICDYNGTLRIFTAPPILLTFDVSDIKWMQDYVDQQVDRISKFKSWQDAWNIKNFERIHKKKKLDEKEVEEKRLEAKIKHQEEMAEILKKAKEEEKTKRKKRKPWQFIEETKERWREMEMKRMQITVLEKKGLRRDVLERQRAPILKLRQEAQRKDRKIHKILQERDQIFKETVTFLFPEQEIDHKSDDRDQISLPYIIPKPLKDTKLTTKIPTEKSKVQEEAQRIMEEYHAVEQEALEKMLYQEFHHVFDWPTVLQKARQRKHNIYI, encoded by the exons atggaaGGATCTGATGAAAGAGAAGTCGACGATCGTCGACAAAACGACGAACACAATTACGACgataaagaacaagaaaaggaagaagatacgaaggagaaagatgaaaaagaaaaagaaaaagaaaaagaagtagtagtaatagtagaagaagaagaagaagaagaagcagaagaaatgTATATAGAGGAAGGtgaaatgaaaattgacgagGAAGAGTACGAGGAAATAGAAG ATAAGGATTGGGAagagaaagcgaaaaaaaTAGTTAGTATAGATCTCGCCGATGATTTTCCCAAACGGAGTAAAACCATATACGAGTTAGATTCCTATGAAGCCAGTGGCCCTTCATTTTATGATATCTTACAACTTGGTAAAATAGATGAAGAAGTCCCATTAAAACAACAAGAAATTCATTATTCCACTTCTAtg GGTGCTGGTGTAGCAAGGATCGATTTATCTCCTTCAATTCAACAAACGATCGGTTGCGTCATCGGTGAGAATGTCACTACGGAATATCCATGGGTATGGGTACAAAAGGAAACCATCGAAGACGATCTCCATCTTCACTCCGAGAGCAGTGAGTTCTTGTCGATGAAGAACGAGATCCTTGAGTATCCCGAAAGGAGAATGCTGATCGGTTACGCCCCTTCTGTCACCGAGGAGGGCCAATTTTACATTTGTCTAAGCATCGAGGCAAAGGAAACCGTATTGCAGCAAATTCAAATTCAGAGGCGGAGTCACGAGATTCGCGTGAGGAACGCCGTTTACAAGCAGCCAGCCAAGTGGAAGGATCTAGGAAGTGGCAAGGAGGTCGACGAGAACGTTATCAAGAATCAAAGGCCCCAAATCGAGATCGAG GTCGTATCTACGGCGAATTTGCTCAACGTGCCAATGAATCTGGTAGACAGGAGAGCGGACGATCAAAGGGACGGATACATCGACTTGCTGCCATATCGGCAGACATTCGAGAACGTGTCACGAAGCACGATAAGCAGGCCCACGCAAGTGACGCCCAGCATCAAGGACAACGACGCCCAGACCCCGCCTTCAATACCCGTAAATTCCTGGTTTCAATACCAATATGAGTACAAGCCGATCGATATATCCGCCTTTACAGAAGAAGATATCGAGAATCTCACGAGATTTCTACGACGTTATACCGACATTATATGCGATCAG GTGCAAATGAACGCGACGTGGGATATTTATGCGGACGATTATACGAATCTTGCGCAATACGAAAGAGATACGAAAGCACCGATACCAGTAGAATACAGAGAATATCAAAGTTTTTATAGTAAGCTTCGAACGAAGAACAAGGTCATTAATGATCTATCTTGGCATCCTTTGTGGACTGGTATCGCTTGCGTGACCTATACTCATTACGGCTATTCAGAATACTTTTTGGGTCAAGAAGTGTACGAAGAg GTCCTCAGAGATTGTGAAGGTGATAATTTAGCATTAGTGTGGTCCTTCAATGATTGTTTGAGTCCGAAGTTGGTCTTGGAATGCCCAAGGGAGATCAAGTCAATCTCCATTTGTCCTTTAGATGGTAGGATCATCATTGGTGGTTGTGCGAACGGTCAG ATCGCCATTTGGTCCTTACCAGATAATATTGAAAGCATGGAAACGATAATAGATCCCACTTCCATTcaagtgaaatataaaattactctACGGTCTCTGATAACGTGGATGAAAGATACCCTTGAATCGTCGATCTTAAAACCGGTAGCGATGTCCTCGTTGCAACACAGCCAGAAAGCTGCTATAACCAAAATAACTTGGATACCGTCTTATCACAAGGTCGAGAAGAACGGTAGAATCAAATCTTTGGAGAACGATACGACCTTCGAAAATCTTTCCATGCAATTCATTACCTGTAGCATGGATGGAACCATCGCCTTTTGGGATCTCAA GGAAAACATACCGAGAAAGGAGGAAACTAAGAaagtaaatcaaaaaaaagcaTTTCCTCCTATATTGATGGAATCTGTTTCACCCTTTCGATTGTTCGATCGTATTTGGAAACCATATTACATACTTTTCATTCAATATCCAAACGAGAGTCGTTATCCGATGTTAAGCACGTTCACCATGTACTTTccgaaattaaagaaagacgAAGCATTTCCAGTTATGAAGATGGATATTTCAACAAAACGATGCTTTAAATTCATATTGGAGAAACCCGATTATATAATGAAACCGGAAATTTTTATTGGCACAGTCGAAG GTTACGTCGGACTCATTACTTGGGAGGGATTCGAAAACCCTTCAGACGTTAACAGTTTGACTAATCGAGAAAAATGCAAATGGAAGTGGATAAAGCGTATACACGATGGGCCGGTTACGCACATGGCGAGATCCGAGTTTCACAAGAATATCGTTGCTACCATAGGCGGACGTATTTTTGCTGTTTGGAGAGAGGACTTTGGAGAGCCGGTTATTTGGAAAAAATCGGAACTGCG ttaCTCGGGTTGCTCCTGGACCAACATCCGTCCAACGATTTTACTTTTGGCGCGATTAGATGGATCCATAGAAATTTGGGACTTCATCGTCAAGAGTCAAGAACCGACTATTACGCAAAGCGTGTCCGGTCATATAATTATGGGCGTTTATATACATGAGTTACCCTTGGACCCACAGTGCATAGCAATCTGCGACTATAATGGTACTCTGAGGATATTCACCGCCCCTCCAATATTACTGACGTTCGACGTTAGCGATATTAAATGGATGCAAGATTATGTCGATCAGCAAGTCGATAGA ATATCTAAATTTAAAAGCTGGCAAGATGCTTGGAATATAAAGAACTTTGAAAGGatacataagaaaaagaaattagacgAGAAGGAAGTAGAAGAGAAACGTTTAGAAGCAAAAATAAAGCATCAAGAAGAAATGGCCGAGATATTAAAGAAagccaaagaagaagaaaagacaaaaagaaaa AAACGGAAACCTTGGCAATTTATAGAAGAAACTAAAGAACGTTGGCGTGAGATGGAAATGAAACGCATGCAAATAACTGTCCTCGAGAAGAAAGGTCTCAGGAGGGACGTTCTTGAGAGACAACGAGCGCCAATTTTAAAATTACGCCAAGAAGCtcagagaaaagatagaaaaattcacAAGATCCTGCAAGAACGAGACCAGATTTTCAAGGAGACCgtaacttttctctttccggAGCAGGAAATCGATCATAAATCGGACGATCGCGATCAAATATCCTTGCCTTACATCATACCGAAGCCCTTGAAAGATACAAAATTAACGACCAAGATCCCTACCGAGAAATCTAAGGTTCAAGAAGAg GCACAACGAATAATGGAGGAATATCACGCAGTCGAACAAGAAGCTTtggaaaaaatgttatatcaaGAATTTCACCACGTGTTCGATTGGCCAACCGTTTTACAGAAAGCGAGACAACGAAAgcacaatatttatatataa